In Dromiciops gliroides isolate mDroGli1 chromosome 5, mDroGli1.pri, whole genome shotgun sequence, the following are encoded in one genomic region:
- the ZNF804B gene encoding zinc finger protein 804B has translation MACYLVISSRHLRNGHYRGIKGVFRGPLCKNGSPSPDDAEKEKTTAKALEDVKANFYCELCDKQYHKHQEFDNHINSYDHAHKQRLKELKQREFARNVASKSWKDEKKQEKALKRLHQLAELRQQSECVSGSGPVFKAARVAPEKQFQQEVIPFKDGRNTGYVKSSVLLKGKNFPRSFSSKQRQVMQNRRAFQTERRYLFGSRVLQPLSDGSNPCHRTGVSFSFSRKAHLKLESSASVFNENTEEACECTKSPTRKTKQTTGSWKGYTFSDGGDIPLTSGKGTNNPRGHIEKVLGNTVPMRTKVLKDKNDTNERKLQDSINIHPSVSKSHIHLSGLDLNSSFREKEHAKEMNEIEDSPKGHSYHRYQTSPFCTPQNTCKHSEYRLFECLDEFPSPMGQEHSIKITSSSRMDNRIKSIEEAGTAKRNVESLVKDTLSHGEEPKTLPFLHVLSKDGSTSLQWPTELLLFTKTKPCLSYGCNPLYFDFKHSRNTKAANKQSEENAECCMESSGNKTEKESLASGLMKEKGRVIQEDNQSLKPKKMKCNLEEKCSLKKSPSGLNNSEPNGNEQEYSTNDLNEKNPKVPAYLDASKKDCVVERHPHETESMGPLKEHSQGCQRVTLKDASELKYFSPYVSRTKKHKSATWDTHLRYKCGNQEPWAFSSSLTECISDASDGGKDLHGRMSENHLQVVREASECQRIGSSERCWNSSPKSSLDRQSSSSDISLYSTSSHRSTCSSHGSCENGRDTLLYLCKKECHPKEWHKAQSRKHSFLPCSNNDKRSSHFSSKSQRRGNCKLGGGFRNEKQSKYRYTHNRGRSRQCKTRHSCLDPKANQPTGDPSTQNCFTRHSRSSDRSPENPGICDRNSASFLRQKTDYPYKGSETQEDMENSYSSNLGKVNLVQYTSELINWPQNDGDCGNSRIAGLPISERDKTSLTALRFLDGERPEKCQEQTNRGEVFSDGCQMEVEDPSQSHFAIKLPEPVHNPPVFPLLEETRNISKVTKSKGSLIQRGAERDKDEGSQTMNDAALLDIGDENCLFKGIIQIGTDYQSPNIKMNTASKEQLSPSISGTQPFIQSSDSVPNNFPGALPSIRYSGVVNSSETKEEQKILERHDASMDMNEVEGNINSYFDSTMQKYGEIEQEVYHKSISPPLTQQPITFTPDEIDKYRLLQLQAQQHMQKQFLSKHIKATSPPAFSSTTAMPPMPVHQHTSITTIHHTLLQHFAVSASMNPHGGHLPIAHLHPLSQTHFTPISFSPLTPAIIPAHPTFLAGHPLHLVPATHIHPSHLALQPLPHAAFIPTLFRPHLNPVTASIIHLNPLIQPVFQGQDFCHHSCSGQIQQFNRVKEVLNVSAHLN, from the exons AGACTGAAAGAACTAAAACAACGGGAATTTGCTCGAAATGTAGCTTCTAAGTCATGGAAAGatgagaagaaacaagaaaaagcactCAAGCGGCTACATCAGCTGGCTGAATTAAGGCAACAGTCAGAATG tgtttCTGGAAGTGGACCAGTATTCAAAGCCGCAAGAGTGGCCCCAGAAAAGCAGTTCCAACAAGAAGTTATCCCATTTAAGGATGGTAGAAATACAGGCTATGTGAAGAGCTCTGTTCTCCTTAAAGGGAAAAACTTCCCCAGAAGCTTTTCCAGCAAACAACGTCAGGTTATGCAAAATCGGCGTGCATTCCAAACCGAGAGACGGTATCTGTTTGGAAGTCGGGTCCTGCAACCACTTTCTGACGGCAGTAATCCTTGTCACAGGACTggagtctctttttctttctccaggaaGGCTCATCTAAAATTGGAGTCCTCTGCATCAGTTTTCAATGAGAACACAGAAGAAGCATGTGAGTGCACCAAATCCCCCACccgtaaaacaaaacaaacaacggGGAGCTGGAAGGGTTATACATTTTCAGATGGAGGAGATATACCACTCACTTCCGGGAAAGGAACAAATAATCCCCGAGGTCATATAGAAAAGGTGCTTGGCAACACTGTTCCTATGAGAACTAAAGTTTTAAAGGACAAAAATGATACCAATGAGAGGAAACTACAAGACTCCATCAACATCCATCCTTCCGTGTCCAAATCTCATATTCATCTTTCGGGTCTAGATTTAAATTCTTCGTTTAGAGAAAAAGAACAtgcaaaagaaatgaatgagattGAGGACTCTCCAAAAGGCCATAGCTATCATCGCTACCAAACAAGTCCCTTTTGCACACCACAGAACACATGTAAGCATAGTGAATATAGGTTATTTGAATGTCTGGATGAGTTTCCATCACCAATGGGACAAGAACATTCAATTAAGATAACTTCCAGCTCTAGAATGGATAACAGAATAAAATCTATTGAAGAAGCAGGCACAGCTAAAAGAAATGTCGAATCTCTTGTAAAAGATACATTAAGCCATGGAGAAGAACCCAAaacactgcctttcctccatgtGCTCAGTAAAGATGGTAGCACCAGCCTCCAGTGGCCCACAGAGCTTCTGTTATTTACAAAAACAAAGCCCTGCCTCTCTTATGGCTGCAATCCATTGTATTTTGATTTCAAACATTCTCGAAACACAAAAGCTGCTAATAAACAGAGTGAAGAGAATGCAGAATGTTGTATGGAGTCTTCTGGGAATAAGACGGAAAAGGAGAGCCTAGCCTCAggtttaatgaaagaaaaaggaagagtgaTACAAGAAGATAATCAGTCACTGAAACCAAAGAAGATGAAATGTAATCTAGAAGAGAAATGTTCCCTGAAAAAATCTCCATCAGGCCTCAATAACTCTGAACCAAATGGGAATGAACAAGAATATAGTACAaatgatttaaatgaaaaaaatcctaaAGTGCCTGCTTATCTTGATGCCTCTAAAAAGGACTGTGTAGTAGAAAGGCATCCCCATGAAACAGAATCTATGGGACCATTGAAGGAACATTCACAAGGTTGCCAAAGGGTTACCCTGAAAGATGCCAGTGAGCTCAAGTACTTTTCTCCCTATGTTTCTAGGACTAAAAAACATAAATCTGCTACATGGGATACTCATTTGAGATACAAATGTGGAAACCAAGAACCCTGGGCATTCAGTTCCAGTCTGACAGAATGCATCAGCGATGCAAGTGATGGTGGGAAAGACCTCCATGGGAGGATGAGTGAAAATCACCTACAAGTAGTCAGAGAAGCTTCAGAATGCCAAAGGATTGGAAGTTCTGAGAGATGTTGGAACTCCTCTCCAAAGTCATCACTGGACAGACAGTCTAGCTCTTCTGACATTTCTCTTTATAGCACAAGCAGCCACAGAAGCACTTGTTCAAGTCATGGATCCTGTGAAAATGGCAGAGACACTTtgctttatttgtgtaaaaaggaATGCCACCCCAAGGAATGGCACAAAGCCCAGTCTAGGAAGCACAGCTTCCTACCCTGTTCCAATAATGATAAAAGGAGTAGCCATTTCTCATCAAAAAGTCAGAGAAGGGGAAACTGCAAACTTGGTGGTGGgtttagaaatgaaaaacaatcaaAATATAGGTATACTCACAACCGGGGTAGGTCAAGGCAGTGCAAGACAAGACACTCATGTCTAGACCCCAAAGCCAATCAACCTACTGGGGACCCCAGCACCCAAAACTGTTTCACAAGGCATTCTAGGAGCAGTGACAGATCTCCTGAAAACCCAGGAATTTGCGATAGAAATTCAGCCTCTTTCTTAAGGCAGAAAACTGATTATCCATACAAAGGCAGTGAGACTCAGGAGGACATGGAAAACTCTTATAGTTCCAACCTGGGAAAAGTAAACCTTGTACAGTATACCTCTGAGCTGATCAACTGGCCACAGAATGATGGAGACTGTGGAAATTCGAGGATCGCGGGGCTGCCCATTTCAGAAAGAGACAAAACATCACTGACAGCCCTGAGGTTTTTAGATGGAGAGCGCCCAGAAAAATGTCAGGAACAAACAAACAGGGGTGAGGTCTTTTCAGATGGCTGCCAGATGGAAGTAGAGGATCCCTCACAAAGTCACTTTGCAATTAAGCTCCCAGAACCCGTACATAACCCACCAGTGTTCCCTTTGTTAGAAGAAACACGGAACATAAGTAAAGTTACCAAGAGTAAAGGCAGTTTGATTCAAAGAGGTGCTGAGAGAGACAAGGATGAAGGATCACAGACAATGAACGATGCTGCTTTGTTAGACATTGGTGATGAGAACTGTCTTTTCAAAGGTATAATTCAAATAGGAACAGACTATCAGTCCCCAAACATAAAAATGAACACTGCTTCAAAAGAACAATTGAGCCCTTCCATTAGTGGAACCCAACCTTTTATACAAAGCTCTGACTCAGTACCAAATAATTTCCCTGGTGCTCTGCCATCTATTAGATATTCTGGTGTTGTTAATTCATCAGAGaccaaagaggaacaaaaaatctTAGAGCGACATGATGCCAGCATGGACATGAATGAAGTAGAAGGGAATATCAACTCTTACTTTGATAGTACTATGCAGAAGTATGGTGAAATAGAACAGGAAGTCTACCACAAATCTATCTCCCCCCCTTTGACCCAACAGCCCATAACATTTACACCGGATGAAATAGACAAATATAGGCTACTTCAGCTACAAGCCCAGCAGCATATGCAGAAGCAGTTTCTGTCCAAACATATTAAAGCCACAAGTCCCCCTGCCTTCTCCTCCACCACCGCAATGCCACCGATGCCCGTCCATCAGCACACGTCCATCACAACTATCCATCACACTCTTTTGCAACACTTTGCTGTCTCTGCTTCCATGAATCCTCATGGAGGACACCTCCCTATAGCTCACCTGCATCCCCTCTCTCAAACACACTTTACCCCCATCTCATTTTCACCTCTAACTCCTGCAATCATCCCTGCGCACCCCACATTCTTGGCTGGGCACCCCCTCCATCTGGTCCCTGCTACCCATATTCACCCATCCCACTTAGCCCTCCAGCCATTGCCTCATGCTGCATTTATTCCAACTTTGTTCAGGCCTCACTTGAATCCAGTCACAGCTTCCATCATTCATCTGAATCCTTTAATTCAACCTGTGTTTCAAGGGCAAGACTTTTGTCATCATTCTTGCTCTGGTCAAATACAGCAGTTTAACCGAGTAAAAGAAGTGTTGAATGTTTCTGCTCACTTGAACTAA